A stretch of Candidatus Symbiobacter mobilis CR DNA encodes these proteins:
- a CDS encoding DegQ family serine endoprotease, whose protein sequence is MKTHSHTASLVWLAALLWSLCAAFPALAQVRTLPDFTELVEQVGPSVVNIRTMAKISRSSPLGPEYDQDMFEFFRHFGLPVPALPRPSPRQGPQRRQDEEQPRGVGSGFIISADGVIMTNAHVIDDADEVYVTLPDKREFKARVVGADKRTDVAVVKIDASGLPAVRIGDVGRLKVGEWVMAIGSPFGLDNTVTAGIVSAKQRDTGDYLPFIQTDVAINPGNSGGPLINMRGEVVGINSQIYSRSGGSMGISFSIPIDEAMRVSDQLRQHGRVSRGRMGVQIDQVSKDVAESAGLGKPQGALVRSVEEDSPADKAGVEAGDIILRFDGKPVDKASDLPRLVGGTKPGTRSTVTVFRRGTTRDLRVTIAEAESDKGSSRPSDRPRSSKGSNAAEKWGLEVSELTDAQKQELRIKGGVMIDAATDAAAQAGLREGDVILAINNTSVSNVREFDAAMVKAQASRPLPVFFRRGNWAQYTVIRPAR, encoded by the coding sequence ATGAAAACCCATTCCCACACTGCTTCCCTGGTATGGCTTGCCGCGCTGCTGTGGAGCCTGTGTGCTGCCTTCCCGGCGCTGGCGCAGGTTCGCACACTTCCCGACTTCACCGAGCTTGTCGAACAGGTCGGCCCCAGCGTCGTCAATATCCGCACGATGGCCAAGATCAGCCGTTCCTCGCCTTTAGGCCCGGAGTACGACCAAGACATGTTCGAGTTCTTCCGCCACTTCGGCCTACCCGTTCCAGCGCTGCCGCGCCCTTCGCCCCGGCAAGGCCCGCAACGTCGGCAGGATGAGGAACAGCCTCGCGGAGTGGGGTCGGGGTTCATCATCAGCGCCGATGGTGTCATCATGACCAACGCGCATGTCATCGACGACGCCGACGAGGTCTACGTCACGCTGCCGGACAAGCGCGAATTCAAAGCTCGCGTTGTCGGCGCTGACAAACGCACCGACGTGGCTGTCGTCAAGATCGACGCCAGCGGCTTGCCTGCCGTCCGCATCGGGGACGTAGGGCGGCTCAAGGTCGGCGAATGGGTCATGGCCATCGGCTCACCGTTTGGGCTGGACAACACCGTCACCGCCGGGATCGTTAGCGCCAAACAGCGCGACACCGGCGATTACTTGCCCTTCATCCAGACGGACGTCGCGATCAACCCAGGCAATTCCGGCGGCCCGTTGATCAACATGCGCGGGGAAGTCGTCGGCATCAACAGCCAGATCTATTCGCGATCCGGCGGCTCGATGGGCATTTCTTTCTCGATCCCGATCGACGAAGCCATGCGCGTCAGCGACCAATTGCGCCAACATGGCCGGGTATCGAGAGGGCGCATGGGCGTGCAGATCGACCAGGTTAGCAAGGACGTGGCCGAATCCGCCGGGCTGGGCAAGCCCCAGGGCGCGCTGGTTCGTTCGGTCGAAGAAGACTCCCCCGCAGACAAGGCAGGGGTCGAAGCCGGGGACATCATCCTGCGATTCGATGGCAAGCCGGTGGACAAGGCCAGCGACCTGCCACGGCTGGTTGGCGGCACCAAACCGGGAACGCGCAGTACCGTGACGGTCTTTCGCCGTGGCACGACGCGGGATCTGCGTGTGACCATCGCCGAAGCCGAATCGGACAAGGGATCGTCACGCCCCTCCGACCGCCCGCGTTCTTCCAAAGGATCGAACGCTGCCGAAAAATGGGGGCTGGAAGTGAGTGAATTGACCGATGCGCAAAAGCAAGAACTGCGCATTAAAGGCGGTGTCATGATCGATGCAGCCACGGACGCTGCTGCCCAGGCCGGGCTGCGTGAGGGCGACGTGATCCTCGCGATCAACAACACCAGTGTGTCGAACGTGCGCGAATTCGATGCTGCGATGGTCAAAGCGCAGGCATCCCGCCCCCTGCCCGTCTTCTTCCGGCGCGGCAATTGGGCGCAATACACGGTCATCCGCCCGGCGCGGTGA
- the proB gene encoding glutamate 5-kinase has protein sequence MSEHDATPGPTLREAKRLVVKVGSSLVTDEGRGLDATAIGHWCAQIAALVRSDRRVIMVSSGAVAEGMRRLGWSHRPREVHGLQAAAAVGQMGLVQMYETCLREHNLTSAQVLLTHADLANRERYLNARSTLLTLLDLGVVPIINENDTVVNDEIKFGDNDTLGALVANLVEADALVILTDQQGLYSADPRKDASATLVRTARAGDPALETMAGGAGSHLARGGMITKVLAARRAAGSGASTVIACGREHNVLIRLCDGEAMGTFLHATTPKQQARKQWIADHLQLRGAVTVDAGAVRKLLHDGSSLLPIGMTSVHGRFSRGDVIAIQDQTGAEVARGLSNYSSAEARLIARKPSSAIEATLGYCAEPEMVHRDNMVLQAAPTNCNTACTP, from the coding sequence ATGTCCGAACACGACGCAACCCCAGGCCCTACGCTGCGCGAAGCCAAACGGCTCGTCGTCAAGGTCGGCTCCAGCCTCGTCACGGACGAAGGGCGCGGGCTGGATGCCACAGCCATTGGCCATTGGTGCGCGCAAATCGCCGCGCTGGTGCGCTCGGATCGTCGGGTCATCATGGTGTCCAGCGGGGCGGTGGCGGAAGGGATGCGCCGCCTGGGCTGGTCCCATCGCCCGCGTGAAGTGCATGGGTTGCAGGCTGCGGCAGCCGTAGGCCAGATGGGGCTGGTGCAGATGTACGAGACCTGCCTGCGCGAACACAATCTGACCAGCGCGCAAGTGCTGCTGACTCATGCCGATCTCGCCAACCGGGAGCGCTACCTCAACGCCCGTTCCACGCTGCTGACGCTGCTCGACCTCGGCGTCGTTCCCATCATCAACGAGAACGACACGGTCGTCAACGACGAAATCAAGTTCGGCGACAACGACACACTCGGCGCCCTGGTCGCCAACCTCGTCGAAGCCGACGCGCTCGTCATCCTGACCGATCAGCAAGGCCTGTACTCCGCAGACCCGCGCAAAGACGCTTCCGCCACGCTGGTGCGTACTGCCCGCGCCGGGGACCCTGCCCTGGAGACCATGGCAGGTGGAGCGGGATCGCACCTTGCGCGCGGGGGGATGATCACCAAGGTGCTCGCTGCCCGGCGCGCTGCAGGCTCCGGGGCTTCGACCGTCATCGCCTGTGGACGCGAGCACAACGTGCTCATTCGGCTGTGCGATGGGGAAGCGATGGGCACATTCCTGCACGCAACCACCCCCAAACAACAAGCACGCAAGCAATGGATTGCCGACCACCTGCAACTTCGCGGCGCGGTCACGGTCGATGCAGGCGCTGTTCGCAAGCTGCTCCACGATGGATCCAGCCTGCTGCCCATTGGCATGACATCGGTACATGGACGCTTCTCCCGAGGCGATGTGATCGCGATTCAAGACCAAACCGGCGCTGAGGTGGCACGCGGATTGAGCAACTACTCCAGCGCAGAAGCCCGGCTCATCGCCCGCAAACCTTCATCAGCCATCGAAGCCACCCTCGGCTACTGCGCCGAGCCGGAGATGGTGCATCGCGACAACATGGTGCTGCAAGCCGCACCGACAAACTGCAACACAGCCTGCACACCTTGA
- the sucD gene encoding succinate--CoA ligase subunit alpha — translation MSIYIDRNTRVITQGITGKTGQFHTEKCQAYANGQQCFVAGVNPKKAGESIFGIPIHATVREAAASSGATVSVIYVPPAGAAAAIWEAVDADLDLVVCITEGIPVRDMLEVRHKMRAKEARGGKKTLLLGPNCPGLITPDEIKIGIMPGHIHRRGRVGVVSRSGTLTYEAVAQLTEVGLGQSSAVGIGGDPINGLKHIDVLRAFNDDPDTDAVVVIGEIGGQDEVDAARWCREHMRKPIVGFIAGVTAPAGKRMGHAGALISGGADTAEAKLAVMEECGFHVTRNPSDMGRLVRSLL, via the coding sequence ATGTCTATCTACATCGACCGCAACACCCGGGTCATCACCCAGGGCATTACCGGCAAAACCGGCCAGTTCCACACGGAAAAATGCCAGGCCTACGCCAACGGCCAGCAGTGCTTCGTCGCCGGCGTCAACCCCAAAAAAGCCGGGGAATCGATCTTCGGCATCCCCATCCACGCCACCGTGCGCGAGGCCGCAGCCAGCAGCGGCGCGACGGTCTCGGTGATCTACGTTCCCCCGGCAGGCGCTGCCGCAGCCATTTGGGAAGCCGTCGATGCCGATTTGGATTTGGTCGTCTGCATTACCGAAGGCATCCCCGTTCGTGACATGCTCGAAGTGCGCCACAAGATGCGCGCCAAGGAAGCGCGCGGCGGCAAGAAAACCTTGCTACTCGGCCCGAACTGCCCCGGCCTGATCACGCCCGACGAGATCAAGATTGGCATCATGCCCGGCCACATCCACCGCCGTGGCCGCGTGGGCGTGGTCAGCCGCTCGGGAACGCTCACCTACGAGGCCGTCGCGCAACTCACCGAAGTCGGGCTGGGGCAATCCAGCGCCGTCGGCATCGGCGGCGACCCGATCAACGGGCTGAAGCACATCGATGTCTTGCGCGCATTCAACGACGACCCCGATACCGATGCCGTCGTCGTGATCGGCGAAATTGGCGGCCAAGATGAAGTCGACGCCGCGCGCTGGTGCCGAGAGCACATGCGCAAGCCCATCGTCGGCTTTATTGCCGGCGTCACGGCCCCGGCCGGCAAGCGCATGGGTCATGCCGGCGCGCTGATTTCCGGCGGTGCGGACACTGCGGAAGCCAAGCTCGCGGTGATGGAGGAATGCGGGTTCCATGTAACCCGGAATCCTTCCGACATGGGCAGGCTCGTGCGTTCCCTGCTCTAG
- the sucC gene encoding ADP-forming succinate--CoA ligase subunit beta, which translates to MKIHEYQGKAVLSRFGVPVPRGLPAFTVQEAVEAAQQLGGPVWVVKAQIHAGGRGKGGGVKLARSIEEVRQHATAILGMQLVTHQTGPQGQKVRRLLIEEGADIRQECYLSVLTDRAHQCVTMVASGSGGMDIEEVARTNPERIVSETIDFDAGLTPDQAQRLLQGMGIAQQANPRAVEVLQSIYQAYAQTDASLVEINPLVLRGDGELIALDAKLDFDDNALFRHPDIAAYRDLDEEDPAEVQASKFDLSYVSLGGNIGCLVNGAGLAMATMDTIQLFGAEPANFLDVGGGATPEKVTEGFKIMLQNPRVKAILVNIFGGIMKCDTIATGIIAACKAVQLSVPLVVRMKGTHEELGKQLLADSGLPILSADTMAEAAQRVVAAVQHQPV; encoded by the coding sequence ATGAAGATCCACGAATACCAGGGCAAAGCGGTGCTCTCCCGCTTCGGCGTTCCCGTACCCCGGGGCCTGCCGGCCTTCACTGTGCAAGAGGCCGTCGAAGCCGCGCAGCAGCTTGGAGGGCCTGTGTGGGTCGTCAAGGCGCAGATCCACGCCGGTGGGCGCGGCAAAGGCGGCGGGGTGAAGCTGGCTCGATCGATTGAGGAAGTGCGCCAGCACGCCACGGCGATTTTGGGAATGCAGCTCGTCACCCATCAGACAGGCCCCCAAGGGCAAAAAGTGCGCCGCCTGCTTATCGAAGAAGGCGCAGACATCCGCCAAGAGTGCTATCTCTCCGTCCTGACCGACCGCGCCCACCAATGCGTCACGATGGTGGCTTCCGGCTCCGGGGGCATGGACATCGAAGAAGTAGCGCGGACGAACCCCGAACGCATCGTTTCCGAAACCATCGACTTCGACGCCGGACTGACGCCCGACCAGGCACAGCGGTTGCTGCAAGGAATGGGCATCGCGCAACAAGCCAACCCACGCGCCGTCGAGGTGCTGCAATCTATCTACCAGGCCTATGCGCAGACCGACGCCTCGCTCGTCGAAATCAACCCCTTGGTGCTGCGGGGCGATGGGGAACTCATCGCGCTGGACGCCAAGCTGGACTTCGACGACAACGCCCTCTTCCGCCACCCCGACATCGCCGCGTACCGGGACCTCGACGAAGAAGACCCCGCCGAGGTACAGGCCAGCAAATTCGACCTGTCCTACGTCAGCCTAGGGGGCAATATCGGCTGCCTGGTCAATGGCGCAGGGCTGGCGATGGCCACGATGGACACGATTCAGCTTTTCGGCGCCGAACCGGCCAATTTTCTCGACGTCGGCGGTGGCGCCACGCCGGAGAAGGTCACGGAAGGCTTCAAGATCATGCTCCAGAACCCCCGGGTCAAGGCCATTCTGGTCAATATTTTTGGCGGCATCATGAAATGCGACACCATCGCCACCGGGATCATCGCCGCGTGCAAAGCGGTACAGCTTTCCGTCCCCCTGGTGGTTCGCATGAAAGGCACGCACGAGGAGTTAGGCAAACAACTCCTTGCAGACAGCGGCCTTCCCATCCTCAGCGCCGACACGATGGCCGAAGCCGCCCAGCGGGTCGTGGCCGCAGTGCAGCACCAACCCGTCTGA
- a CDS encoding DUF433 domain-containing protein yields the protein MKISERITIDPKICHGKPCIRALRYPVETVLEWLASGMDIQQILTDYPDLEQADILACLDFAARITQVHRLEYLQA from the coding sequence ATGAAAATTTCTGAACGAATCACTATTGACCCAAAGATATGCCACGGCAAGCCGTGCATTCGTGCGCTGCGTTATCCTGTGGAAACAGTATTGGAATGGCTTGCCAGCGGAATGGATATCCAACAAATATTGACTGATTACCCAGATTTGGAACAGGCTGATATTTTGGCTTGCCTGGACTTTGCTGCACGCATCACGCAAGTGCATCGCTTAGAGTATTTGCAGGCATGA
- a CDS encoding DUF5615 family PIN-like protein, translating into MKFLIDAQLPRRFCDWLALAGHDALHTLDLPMGNRTTDAEIIEFADGQDRIVVTKDDDFVQSHLVHGQPRRLLLVATGNISNRELEILMNKNLLNITTALDTSHYVEVGREKLVCHG; encoded by the coding sequence ATGAAATTTCTGATCGATGCGCAATTGCCACGGCGTTTTTGTGACTGGCTTGCGCTGGCTGGCCACGATGCTCTCCACACGCTGGATTTGCCCATGGGCAATAGAACGACCGATGCAGAAATCATCGAATTTGCTGATGGACAAGACAGGATAGTGGTAACCAAAGATGACGATTTCGTTCAATCGCATCTTGTACATGGTCAGCCCCGGCGTTTGTTATTGGTTGCTACTGGCAATATTTCTAATCGAGAGTTGGAAATATTGATGAATAAAAACCTTTTGAATATAACGACTGCATTGGATACCAGTCATTACGTCGAGGTAGGGCGTGAGAAATTGGTGTGCCATGGATGA